The sequence ttaacacagtatttttgcgtgaaactctttatcgcgtaggcggccttcggccgcgcttcaaaaaaataaccctcagcaatccaactccggctacgcaatccacagtatttttgcgtagaactcctttttgcgtgagcggccttcggccgcacttcaaaaaaataaccctcatcagtccaactccggctacgcaatccacagtatttttgcgtagaactccttttcgcgtgggcggccttcggccgcgcttcaaaaaaataaccctcatcagtccaactccggctacgcaatccacagtatttttgcgtagaactcctttcgcgtgggcggccttcggccgcgcttcaaaaaaataactctcatcagtccaactccggctacgcaatccacagtatttttgcgtagaagtcctttttgcgtgggcggccttcggccgcacttcaaaaaaataaccctcatcagtccaactccggctacgcaatccacagtatttttgcgtagaactcttttttgcgtgggcggccttcggccgcacttcaaaaaaataaccctcatcagtccaactccggctacgctatccacagtatttttgcgtagaactccttttcgcgtgggcggccttcggccgcacttcaaaaaaataaccctcatcagtccaactccggctacgcaatctacagtatttttgcgtagaactccttttcgcgtgggcggccttcggccgcgcttcaaaaaaataaccctcatcagtccaactccggctacgcaatccacagtatttttgcgtagaactccttttcgcgtgggcggccttcggccgcgcttcaaaaaaataaccctcatcagtccaactccggctacgcaatccacagtatttttgcgtagaactccttttcgcgtgggcggccttcggccgcacttcaaaaaaataaccatcatcagtccaactccggctacgcaatccacagtatttttgcgtagaagtcctttttgcgtgggcggccttcggccgcacttcaaaaaaataaccctcatcagtccaactccggctacgctatccacagtatttttgcgtagaactccttttcgcgtgggcggccttcggccgcgcttcaaaaaaataaccctcatcagtccaactccggctacgcaatccacagtatttttgcgtagaactccttttcgcgtgggcagccttcggccgcgcttcaaaaaaataaccctcatcagtccaactccggctacgcaatccacagtatttttgcgtagaactccttttcgcgtgggcggccttcggccgcacttcaaaaaaataaccaccatcagtccaactccggctacgcaatccacagtatttttgcgtagaactccttttcgcgtgggcggccttcggccgcgtttcaaaaaaataaccctcatcagtccaactccggctacgcaatccacagtatttttgcgtaaaactcctttctgtattaaaaccattgaacccaaaattaaaacgtcatatgcgtgtatgtagtaagcaggcacaataacccccattcccatcattaacactaaactcaagtacttaatttttgtttttatttgcaggcatccggcaacatcATACTGTTGgtattccaatcttcttcttattcgcgcttaaaattggaatgtgattgcataggcaaatgtatttgcatttaattttaatagatataattagaatattagcataaaaatcggtaaaaacacgcgtgtgagtgtatatttggtgatttatagtgaaatgttaaaaaatatagagtgtaatgtggcaaattatactgatgttcccaagggcattttgaatgtaaataattaaaaaattattatttcccgattaatttaaagttataaatagtgttccttaacacctcactaacatctccaccaagtttcattaaaaaaaacattatagtttgccagaaattccaaaataggcattgttctaaattccagccgtTTATTTCTACACTGtaggaataaatttaaaaaatcagaaaaaataaaaaacaaaaaaaaatagaaaaattcagtATTTGGTCTCACCCTACAAATCGCGCATGCATGAGCGACCGCTTTTTGTGCTGCCCTAATTTGATCGTTGGCATTTTGGCGCTGTTGCTTTTTCGTATTGGCCTGtctttcttgttgttgctgtcgaTGTTATTATGGCTGTTGTAATGTTGACTTTTAGCAGTTGATACATTTGTAATTGTTCTGATTTCCATATTGCCTGCAACTATTTCAATGTCAAAACAGCACCAATTTTATGTAAAGCTAAACAATTTCAATGCCGGCAATCTTTCAGATTTTAAAGCAACAAACGTACGTTtatacatttgaaattttttacaccTATATTAGGTACACCGCCTACGAATACTTAAGCTAAGAATATGATAACTGTGTAGTTTGAAAATTAAGTGCAACGTTTTTAAATACcttaacttcaaaaaattttcttattctcTGGGGCCATTTTACTTTTGTTCAGAAAACCACTTTTCCGagaacaatacatacatacatcaactGAAGTCCCGCTTTTTATATCGCTGCCGCCGTTTTTCTGAACGTGTGGATGTACGTCCTCATGAAAATGTTTTTGGGCTGCAACAAGAAGTCTTGCTATGCAGTCTCAACACCTTTAAAAACCAAACAAGATTTATTCGTCCAAATCTGCTACAACTGTTTTGACCCCAGACTTCTTTGCTATGTAATATGTGCGGTTTCTTAATGTCAGGTGGTAACTAAGTAATGCACTTTTGTTAACTTTATTTTTGGCGCGACGCATATTTTTTCGTGTTGAGAGAAATAGTGAATTTGCACTAGATTCCGTTTTCTTTCTTTCCGCGTGTAACTTTCCCAATTGTTGCTGGTAGAATATAATTTATGAAATGTTTCGAAAAACGGAGTTGCATCCTTACGAATCTTCAGATAATAATACTTCGCTTACACTTCAAATATTTCATCGCCATCTGTCTATCCTTTTTCtctaattttaaagtaattatcttatttttatattaaaagccACGCGCCTAGTCGACAACACCAAAAATTGATCCCGACCCGCCGTCTACACGTGTCAAAAGGAAATGGGCCGAGTTCAGCCATTAGGGAAACTAggttctaaaaacaaaaacaaaaataccctaCAGTAACGAAATAAACTGATTCCACATTCCAGGAATAGTTTGCGGAAAGTAACGCAAACTTTTAGTCTTTCAAAcatcaatatatttatatatacaaataattttttttgcttatcatTTTGTTCTTATCATAgacaaaatatagtaaaaacaaagaaaaaaatatatatcacgTACATCACGGCAGGACACCCTGTACTTGGTTATGATACACATATAGCCAAGACACGATCCTCCTATGCGGCGAATATTAtgctaagtttccaccgcagccgctatcgtgttctctgccgctatcgtgttcttagcgcaaacacgaaacaaaactcctgtcaaatcccatacaaaattaaaacacaactccatacctaaactcactttcaaagcgtgttttgtgggtttgcgtctaatttaaagtgtgttttgttgggtttgcgtctaatttaattattaagtggtggcaatgttgctcattttcctcatttattattgcattcttatcgaaacatggcaacaatgattgcaatttgtcaatatgacatttgattgacggccgccgtagccgagtgggttggtgcgtgatcaccattcggaattcacagagaggtcgttggttcgaatctcggtgaaagcaaaattaataaaaacatttttctaatagcggtcgcccctcggcaggcaatggcaaacctccgagtgtatttctgccatgaaaaaaatctgctcataaacatatcataaaacaaaatgaaataaatgtataaaaaaaaaaaaaattttttgtgattcgaaccaaggatttcggatcggaagcccacattgctagccgctgggctatcgcgctgtgctgtcgccgcaaaataatgtatcataaatctgcttaccataccaaagaccatacactttgcaaacacatttcggtggaaacagttgacagttctcccaaacaaaactcctgcaaacacggtgtttgcttttggtggaaacgtaatattagaaaaacattaGTATGTACCAAGGcaaatttattataggtgatggcaactacatataatataagtaaaaccctacatgcaTTTCTTGTTGCCTTTGGCCCagccatcacgtcaaaatctgCTATTTGTTTTCATGGTGATTTGCTTGTGAAACGTAAGTAAAGAAATTCAAGCTTCGCTTTTAAATTGCTTAGTACTTccgattaatttattaaattgtgggCCTGGGCAAATTGCTTTGAAGATGCCACAATGCGGTGATGAATATGTAGGTAAGCAAAAAGAATACTTACCGATACTtgcatttaaataacatttctTCCTAAGCGCAGCGCCGGCTAGGAGAATTCGATACAATTA comes from Anastrepha obliqua isolate idAnaObli1 chromosome 6, idAnaObli1_1.0, whole genome shotgun sequence and encodes:
- the LOC129249967 gene encoding uncharacterized protein LOC129249967, yielding MEIRTITNVSTAKSQHYNSHNNIDSNNKKDRPIRKSNSAKMPTIKLGQHKKRSLMHARFVGVEINGWNLEQCLFWNFWQTIMFFLMKLGGDVSEVLRNTIYNFKLIGK